The following coding sequences are from one Natrarchaeobaculum sulfurireducens window:
- a CDS encoding DUF7119 family protein — MTDDRNNGRSRGSRNRERSIPTDRESPVGAPVIRGDESVTGQRARDAVQFDPTDPDSLADAAETVRQFATGATDEDHLYMLRGAAACAALVRGEGSYKTAAKRAGNDVTVSFIRKWARVHDLPRSVRKQVALGTIAPTAAKHIARVSGESRLLLAWATLDGDLTVREVRSVASTINDGTPLEDALADHGIVLGQIEVTLSPATYRTLRQHASLDDVDPGTLISRALEAHLG; from the coding sequence ATGACCGACGACCGGAACAACGGTCGTTCCCGCGGTTCACGGAACCGCGAGCGATCGATCCCGACCGACCGCGAATCACCCGTGGGCGCACCCGTCATCCGTGGTGACGAATCGGTCACCGGCCAGCGGGCCCGTGACGCAGTCCAGTTCGACCCCACCGATCCCGACAGTCTCGCCGACGCCGCCGAGACCGTCCGCCAGTTCGCCACCGGCGCGACCGACGAAGACCACCTCTACATGCTCCGTGGCGCTGCCGCCTGTGCAGCCCTCGTCCGAGGGGAAGGGTCGTACAAGACCGCAGCCAAACGGGCAGGCAACGACGTCACCGTCTCGTTCATCCGTAAGTGGGCCCGCGTCCACGACCTCCCTCGATCGGTTCGCAAACAGGTTGCCCTCGGCACGATCGCACCCACGGCCGCCAAACACATCGCACGGGTTAGCGGCGAATCCCGCCTCCTACTGGCGTGGGCGACCCTCGACGGCGACCTCACCGTCCGAGAGGTCCGCAGCGTCGCCAGCACCATCAACGACGGAACACCGCTCGAGGACGCTCTCGCAGACCACGGCATCGTTCTCGGACAAATCGAGGTCACCCTCTCACCGGCAACCTACCGCACCCTCCGCCAGCACGCATCCCTCGACGATGTCGACCCCGGGACACTCATCAGCCGCGCGCTCGAGGCGCATCTCGGCTGA
- the rimI gene encoding ribosomal protein S18-alanine N-acetyltransferase: MTVRLPGETDGEFTIRRAERVDLFAVVSIENTSFTQPWPYDAFERFLGEPGFLVAESDGRIAGYVVADVTSSFGQQLGHVKDIAVHPGLRGKGVGSALLSRALAILTAHGADSVKLEVRRSNEDAKRLYRQFGFEPLRLVPGYYQDDEDAIVMIRKLE; encoded by the coding sequence GTGACTGTTCGGCTTCCCGGGGAAACCGACGGTGAGTTCACAATCCGGCGTGCTGAGCGGGTAGACCTGTTCGCGGTCGTCAGCATCGAGAACACGTCGTTCACACAGCCATGGCCGTACGATGCGTTCGAAAGATTCCTCGGTGAACCCGGTTTTCTCGTCGCCGAATCCGACGGGCGAATCGCCGGCTACGTCGTCGCTGACGTGACGTCGTCGTTCGGCCAGCAACTCGGCCACGTCAAAGACATCGCTGTCCATCCTGGCTTACGTGGAAAGGGTGTCGGCTCTGCACTCCTCTCTCGTGCGCTAGCCATCCTCACGGCACACGGTGCCGATAGCGTTAAACTCGAGGTTCGGCGTTCGAACGAGGACGCGAAGCGTCTCTATCGGCAGTTCGGCTTCGAGCCGCTCCGACTGGTCCCAGGCTACTACCAGGACGACGAGGACGCCATCGTGATGATTCGTAAACTCGAGTAG
- a CDS encoding DUF5810 domain-containing protein, which translates to MGYACPVCAAEQADAVHLANHLAVTASLGRRDHEDWLTAHAPDWAEYSPAELAELVVEYAEEIDTPDFEDGHGHEHGRPGGLEGELARQTRHPGRGTLTAEAADVLEEARELTRRMHDADEADDDDADTTGDENENA; encoded by the coding sequence ATGGGATACGCCTGCCCGGTTTGTGCCGCCGAACAGGCCGATGCGGTCCACCTCGCGAACCACCTCGCTGTTACCGCCTCGCTCGGTCGTCGGGACCACGAGGACTGGCTCACAGCGCACGCTCCCGACTGGGCTGAGTACAGCCCCGCAGAGCTCGCCGAACTCGTCGTCGAGTACGCTGAGGAAATCGACACACCGGACTTCGAGGACGGTCACGGACACGAACACGGCCGGCCGGGCGGACTCGAGGGTGAACTTGCCCGACAGACCCGTCACCCCGGTCGAGGAACGCTGACAGCCGAAGCTGCGGACGTCCTCGAGGAGGCCCGCGAGCTCACGCGCCGGATGCACGACGCCGACGAGGCGGACGACGATGACGCCGACACGACGGGCGACGAAAACGAAAACGCGTAA
- a CDS encoding DUF5809 family protein, which yields MKTVGTFSFESTTEAREAYESIGPAAQTVVREVARAMAFDREEYGERVTGDVVETARDALFASLLEVSVGSREAFEEWRESYDGEVTVAGHERVDNVVWHVGPAGQAVAATFQNEDDAAIATLRRQAFGRLYRDLV from the coding sequence ATGAAGACGGTCGGAACGTTCTCTTTCGAGTCGACTACCGAGGCACGCGAAGCGTACGAGTCGATCGGACCAGCGGCACAGACGGTCGTCCGCGAGGTCGCCAGAGCCATGGCGTTCGACCGCGAGGAGTACGGCGAACGTGTCACTGGCGATGTCGTCGAGACGGCTCGTGACGCCCTGTTTGCCAGCCTGCTCGAGGTCTCCGTCGGCTCTCGTGAGGCGTTCGAGGAGTGGCGTGAGTCCTACGACGGCGAAGTGACGGTGGCCGGCCACGAACGAGTCGACAACGTCGTCTGGCACGTTGGCCCGGCCGGGCAAGCCGTCGCTGCTACGTTCCAGAACGAGGATGACGCGGCGATTGCGACGCTCCGACGGCAGGCGTTCGGTCGGCTCTATCGCGATCTCGTCTAA
- a CDS encoding NUDIX hydrolase — MTDVDDWTLQETVTEYETPWYDGGYDVLEQPDGTEKRYYWAELPPAVVVVARIDATAAASLAGNSDAVGGDHLLFVEQYRPTVRETHLELPAGIVEDGESYTEAAARELEEETGFRPSSTALIQEYAVATGLLRHDRGIVYAEGLEPGQRELDSNEFLEVTTVPVDEALERARELPANDATMSALLLAKEDGLL, encoded by the coding sequence ATGACCGACGTCGACGACTGGACGCTTCAGGAGACAGTCACTGAGTACGAAACGCCCTGGTACGACGGGGGCTACGACGTGCTCGAACAGCCCGATGGCACCGAGAAGCGCTACTACTGGGCCGAGTTGCCACCCGCGGTCGTCGTCGTTGCTCGAATCGACGCCACGGCTGCTGCGTCACTCGCGGGCAATTCCGACGCTGTCGGGGGCGACCACCTCCTGTTCGTCGAGCAGTACCGGCCGACGGTCCGCGAGACCCACCTCGAGTTGCCGGCTGGAATCGTCGAAGACGGCGAGTCTTACACCGAAGCGGCCGCCCGCGAACTCGAGGAAGAGACCGGCTTTCGGCCCTCGAGTACGGCTCTGATCCAGGAGTACGCCGTCGCGACCGGGCTACTTCGTCACGACCGGGGAATCGTTTACGCCGAGGGGCTCGAGCCGGGCCAACGCGAGCTCGACAGCAACGAGTTTCTCGAAGTGACGACCGTTCCGGTCGACGAGGCGCTCGAGCGCGCTCGCGAGTTGCCGGCGAACGACGCGACGATGTCGGCGCTGTTGCTGGCGAAAGAAGACGGGCTCCTGTAG
- a CDS encoding MFS transporter, with amino-acid sequence MTSVARRHWRDGRGKVLLAISAGWFLSIGVRQAFPVLLPHLQTAYGLTLTTAGLLLTVLWLAYAIGQLPGGVLADRIGEGTTMVVSMAAAAGSVTLIVLGGPTVLLFVATGLFGFSTALFGVVRLSALSDVYPDSVGTAIGVMSAAGDLGNTVLPPVATVLAVGLAWQFGFGFTIALFALVALGIWLAVPRRTSDGTGGTAISLSGALETRSLLWTRSIVLITAIQIVANAVYQAFTGFYPTYLMEVKGFSPTLASGLFALFFAFGIVMKPLGGTAYDRIGARRALFVILGGSGVALVILPFIDGFWPVVGVTALVSVMLGGGAVVLAYMTTAVPNQIQNTGLGTLRTVYMTIGAASPVVFGAVADQGFFDEAFFLLAAISSLALVLLLWLPER; translated from the coding sequence GTGACGTCGGTCGCACGCCGCCACTGGCGCGATGGGAGGGGAAAGGTCCTGCTGGCGATCTCTGCAGGGTGGTTCCTCTCGATCGGCGTTAGACAGGCGTTTCCGGTGTTGTTGCCCCACCTCCAGACGGCCTACGGACTGACCCTGACGACGGCCGGCTTGCTGTTGACCGTCCTCTGGCTCGCCTACGCGATCGGTCAGCTACCCGGTGGCGTCCTCGCTGATCGGATTGGTGAGGGGACGACCATGGTCGTGAGTATGGCCGCGGCCGCGGGATCGGTCACGTTGATCGTCCTCGGCGGGCCGACGGTCCTGCTGTTCGTCGCCACCGGACTGTTCGGATTTTCCACCGCCCTCTTCGGCGTCGTTCGGCTCAGCGCCCTCTCGGACGTCTACCCCGACAGCGTCGGTACCGCGATCGGCGTGATGTCTGCGGCCGGCGACCTCGGCAACACCGTGTTGCCACCCGTCGCAACCGTCCTCGCCGTCGGCCTTGCCTGGCAGTTCGGCTTCGGGTTCACCATCGCCCTGTTTGCGCTGGTCGCACTCGGTATCTGGCTCGCCGTGCCCAGACGAACGTCCGACGGGACGGGTGGAACCGCCATCTCGCTTTCGGGCGCACTCGAGACGCGGTCGTTGCTCTGGACACGGTCGATCGTGCTCATCACCGCGATTCAGATCGTCGCGAACGCCGTCTATCAGGCGTTTACGGGGTTCTATCCGACGTATCTGATGGAGGTCAAAGGATTCTCGCCAACGCTCGCGAGCGGCCTGTTTGCGCTGTTTTTCGCGTTTGGAATCGTGATGAAACCACTCGGAGGGACTGCCTACGATCGCATCGGCGCACGCAGGGCACTGTTCGTCATTCTGGGCGGTTCCGGCGTCGCGCTCGTCATCTTACCGTTCATCGACGGGTTCTGGCCCGTCGTCGGGGTGACAGCGCTCGTGAGCGTCATGCTCGGCGGAGGGGCCGTCGTCCTCGCGTACATGACGACCGCCGTCCCGAACCAGATCCAGAACACGGGTCTCGGCACGCTTCGGACGGTGTACATGACCATCGGCGCGGCCAGCCCGGTCGTCTTCGGTGCGGTCGCCGACCAAGGCTTCTTCGATGAGGCGTTCTTCCTGCTCGCCGCCATCTCCAGCCTCGCGCTGGTGCTGTTGCTCTGGCTTCCCGAACGATAA